A section of the Castanea sativa cultivar Marrone di Chiusa Pesio chromosome 12, ASM4071231v1 genome encodes:
- the LOC142620149 gene encoding uncharacterized protein LOC142620149: protein MAKHLAREFDKLEFVQILRGQNMEADEIANIASSEEEPVCAELNMEMQKRPSIEEISTFAIQSINSWMTPIMSFLQDGHLPQDAKDAKKIKQRATRFMILNDHLYKRGYSLPYLKCVDEDEARYILEEIHEDVCGDHAGPRSLVSKVIQTGYFWPNVQVDAVELVKNYDKCQRFGNIQRLPVEKLTTISSSWPFAQWGNDIVGPLPPAKG, encoded by the coding sequence ATGGCGAAACATCTAGCCCGGGAATTTGACAAATTGGAGTTCGTACAAATCCTAAGAGGCCAGAATATGGAAGCAGACGAGATTGCGAACATAGCCTCGTCAGAAGAAGAACCGGTGTGCGCAGAGCTGAACATGGAGATGCAAAAACGCCCCAGCATTGAAGAAATCTCGACATTCGCAATCCAAAGCATAAATAGCTGGATGACGCCGATCATGTCCTTCCTCCAAGATGGACACCTCCCCCAGGATGCCAAGGACGCCAAGAAAATCAAGCAGAGAGCaactaggttcatgattctaaATGACCACCTATACAAAAGAGGCTATTCCCTGCCCTACTTGAAGTGTGTCGACGAAGATGAAGCTAGGTACATCTTGGAAGAAATACACGAAGATGTGTGCGGAGACCACGCTGGCCCCAGGTCCTTGGTAAGCAAAGTCATTCAAACAGGTTATTTCTGGCCAAATGTCCAAGTAGACGCAGTAGAACTCGTCAAGAATTATGACAAGTGTCAGAGATTTGGGAACATCCAACGACTTCCAGTGGAGAAGTTGACGACTATATCATCCTCGTGgccatttgcacaatggggaaATGACATCGTTGGACCACTACCCCCGGCCAAAGGTTAG